GAGAGGAGCGGCATCAGAAAAAGGTGATTTATGTCTATGAAAGAGGGAGCCAATATGAGCTTCTGTCAACAGTTCCCGACTCCTACATGTGGGTTTCCCCCGTGCCGCAGCAGATTCTTGATAAGTATGGTCTGGTTCAGAAACGGTGTGGTGCTTTTGCAAAATACATCAAGGATGTGATGATTTTTCGAGAGAATCACGTGCAGAAAAAGTGTGAGAAGGACTTTCTGGACCTTTTGCGAGAGCGGATTCGGGAATACGGCTGTTATTTTTAGGAGCATCATAATCGGTTAAGTGTTGGGTGACAATCAAAAGAATGCCTTGCGGTTTCGATAACGAGACCGCTTTTTTCATTTAATAGGAAATAACATTTCCTATTAAATGAAATGGGGAGTGCAGAGGGGTCACCACTCAGAATTTTTATCGCTTCTTTATCTAGTAGAGTGGTGTCTATTGCTTGCTTAAGTCATGGCGTTAAAATTATAACGATATCCATATCAAAAATGATATATCCTATGCACAAAAGGCGTATAGGGTGTATTATTTGTTTTTTGTAGAGAAAAAAATTGAAACATGATAGGATGAACACAATTTAAACAGAACTTTTGTAGGTTTCTATCCGAAGATCATAAGGCCATCTGTTTTTCGCATGGGTCATAGTGATAGAAGCTGGCGAGAAATCCAACCCGATCATATCTAAAGTGGTATGCTCAAAGAAGTTTTGAATCGAGTTTCGAACGAAATGGAGGATTTTAAATGGCAGAGAAAAAAAAGACGGAAGAGCTTCCAGTAAGACCGGAAGTTGTGAACAGCACTGAATCGTTAAAGCTGAGGCTTGAAGAGGTAAAGGAAGCGCAGCGAAAGTTTGCCTCTTACAGTCAGGAGCAGGTGGATAAGATTTTTCTGGCTGCGGCAACTGCAGCCACCAGAAACAGGATTTCGCTGGCGAAACTGGCGGTAGAAGAAACGAAGATGGGGGTTGTGGAGGATAAGGTAATCAAAAATCATTTTGCCTCCGAGTACATCTATAATACGTATAAGGATGTAAAAACCTGCGGTATCCTGGAGGAAGACACGTCTTTCGGGATTAAGAGGATCATCGAACCCGTCGGTGTTATCGCAGCCGTTATTCCAACGACAAACCCGACATCAACAGCGATCTTCAAAGCACTTATTTCGTTAAAAACCCGAAATGGGATTATCTTTTCTCCCCATCCAGGTGCAAGAAGGTGTACCATTGCAGCCGCTAAAGTTGTGCTTGATGCAGCAGTGGAAGCGGGGGCGCCCAGCGGTATCATAGCCTGGATCGATGAGCCATCCATTGAGATGTCCGTTGAGGTCATGAAGGAAGCAGATATGGTTTTGGCCACCGGCGGCCCCGGCATGGTAAAATCCGCCTATTCCTCCGGCAATCCTGCAGTGGGTGTAGGCAACGGCAATACGCCGGCTTTAATTGATGATTCCGCGAATATTCTCATGGCAGTGAATTCTATTATCCATTCCAAAACCTTTGATAATGGAACCATTTGCGCTTCAGAGCAATCGGTTGTCATCACCGAAAAAGTTTACAACCAGTGTAAAAAAGAATTTGAGCTGCGCGGTTGTTACATTCTCAATGATAAGGAAAAGGATCTGGTTCGAAAGATCATTTTGAACGCTGCGGGAAATATTAATGCTCAGATCGTAGGAAAAAGTCCCTATCAGATTGCTAAGCTTGCAGGGTTTGAATGCCCTAAGGATGCGAAAATGCTGATCGGAGAGGTTTCCGAGCTTGATGTAACCATTGAACCCTTTGCCCATGAAAAACTCTCTCCAATTCTTGCAATGTACAAGAGCAAGGACTTTGAAGAAGGACTGAAAATTGCAGAGCGGCTTGTGATTGACGGAGGAATCGGCCATACTGCCGTCCTGTACGTAGATCCTGAAAAAGCAATTGAAAAGATCAAAGTTTTTGAAGATACCATGAGAACCTGCCGTATTCTGATCAACACTCCTTCATCCCAAGGCGGCATCGGAGATATCTATAACTTCAGACTTCTTCCTTCCCTCACCCTTGGGTGCGGTTCCTGGGCAGGGAATTCAGTTTCGGAAAATGTAGGGGTTAAAGAGCTTCTGAATATTAAAACCGTGGCTGAAAGGAGAGAAAATATGCTTTGGCTTAGACTTCCGGAGAAAATTTATTTCAAGAAGGGTTGTACGCCAGTTGCCCTGAAAGAACTCAAGGAGGTTTACAATAATAAGAAGGCATTTATTGTAACGGATACCTTTCTGTATAAAAATGGATATACAAAAGCTATCACAGACCAATTGGACAGCATGGGAATCGTTCATCATACCTTCTTTGACGTATCACCCGACCCGACTCTTGCCTGTGCGAAAGCAGGTGCTGCTGCGCTTTCTGCCTTTGCTCCTGACGTCATCATCGCAGTGGGCGGCGGATCAGCAATGGATGCTGCAAAGATTATGTGGATTATGTATGAGCATCCAGAGGCAGATTTCAATGACTTGGCCATGCGGTTCATGGATATTCGAAAGAGGGTTTATACGTTTCCAAAGATGGGGGTCAAAGCGATTATGGTTTGCATTGCAACCTCTTCCGGCACAGGTTCGGAGGTTACTCCCTTTGCAATCATAACGGATGAAAAGACAAATACGAAATACTCTATTGCAGATTACGCGCTGCTTCCCACCATGGCCATCAGCGATGCGGAAATGATGATGGAGCAGCCCAGAAGTCTGACCGCTTCCTCCGGCATCGACGCACTAACCCATGCCATAGAGGCGTATGCATCCATGCTGGCGACAGATTATACTGACGGATTGGCTTTAAAAGCTGCCAAACTGGTATTTGATTATCTGCCGAGGGCTTATAAATATGGACGAGATGATGTGGAGGCCCGTGAGAAAATGGCCAATGCTTCCACGATTGCAGGCATTGCCTTTGCCAATGCGTTCTTAGGAGTCTGCCACTCCATGGCCCACAAGTTGGGCGCGCATCATCATGTGCAGCATGGCGTCGCCAATGCCCTGCTAATCACGGAAGTAATGAAATATAATTCTGCGGAGGTTCCCACAAAAATGGGTACATTCCCGCAATATCAATATCCGCACACGTTGCAGCGATATGCGGAGATTGCCAACTACCTGGGCCTTTCCGGCAGCAATGACCAGGAAAAGCTAGATTGCCTGATTGCTAAGATTGAAGAATTAAAGGCTACTATTGGTATTGCAAAGTCCATTCGTGAGTACGGCATTGATGAGAAAGCATTTCTTGAAAAATTGGATGTGATGTGCGAAGAAGCCTTTGACGATCAGTGCACAGGGTCCAATCCCCGATATCCACTGATCAGCGAGATCAAGGAAATGTATCTATCAGCCTACTACGGAAAAAAATAGCAAGTCACAGTTCATAAGAATCCAGCTGGATGAAACCTGCCCACTTGCCATGAAGAATCCAGCTGGATGAAACTGCCCACTTTACTGAGCCAGAGGCCGGGAATTGCTTTTCATGAAAGCGCTCGGACTCTGGTTCTCTTATTTGATCAGATGAACAATCTCATCTGCAATCTCCTGCGGGGATTTGCCGTCTGTTTGTACGGTGATGGCTGCAGCTTCTCTGTAAAGGGCCTCTCTCTTTTGGTATAGGCTCAAAAACTTTTGAAGTCGCTCATTTTCATTCTGCACATCCATGAAGGCGAACGGTCGATTTTCGTCTCCGTTGACTCTTTGAAACAGTGTTTTCGGATCTGCCTCAAGAAAGATCGTACATTGTTGATTTAAGATCGTACGATTCAAATCATCCAAAATGACGCCGCCGCCGCAGGATACGATCAGGCCGCCTTCAATTTGGCCGAAGGCTTCATACTTACTGACCTTGTTTAAGACCTTTGCCTCTCCCGTCGCCTCTCCGGCCAGCAGATCCACTGCTCCAGTTACATGACAGAGTTTATCCAGCAGCTCGGACTCCTTATTGCGAAATTCATGCTCTCCATATTTCATAAAAATTTTTCGAATTGGCATACCTTCTGCACTTTCAATTTCCTGATCCATATCGATACAAGGAAAACCAGTTTTTTCACTTAAAATACTGGAAACGGTACTTTTTCCAGAACCCATATAGCCGATTAAAAATATTCGATTGTTCATCACTTTTTTTACACTCCCGTTTCTTGTTAAAGACTATTATATACGGCAGCCATTATAGAATACAACCGCATTTTTTTATGGAGGTATGGACGAAAACGAAAGGAAAGAATCTCTGACTTCTTTTACTCAAGTTTTTGCATAATATACAGAGGATTGATGGGTAACAGCGCGACGCCGTGGTATAATGAAATGAATAAAATATAACGATCAATAAAATAAATTGGTTATTAAGCAGGGGAGGAAACAAACGTGAAATTCAAAAACGCCATTATTTTAGGAGATGATTTTACCTTCCGCAAGGGAGGATTTACAGTAGAGAACGGGATTTTTGCCAGCTTTGAAGAGACCGAGTCCGGGATTGATTTGGAAGGCCGATATGTGATTCCAGGCTTGATTGATATTCATTTTCATGGAAACTCGGGGGAGGATTTTTCTGTAACAGATTTTGACGGGCTGACAAAGATTGCAGCCTCCCTTGCACGCAGAGGAATAACGTCCTTTGCACCTGCTTCCATGACTATGCCGGAGGCAGTTTTGGAGAAGGCTTACCGGAATGCTGCTGAATTCCATGCGAAACAGCCAGCCGGGATATCACGCCTTGCAGGTATCAATATGGAAGGACCCTATTTCTCCAAGGAGAAGAAAGGCGCACAAGCGGAAGAGTATTTGATGCTGCCGGATGTCCATATGGTAGAACGTTTGGATAAGGCCTCCGGCGGACTCTTAAAAATTGTCTGCATTGCACCGGAGCTTCCTGGTGCATTGGACTTCATTGAGAAAATAAGCAGCCGCTTTACCGTATCCCTTGCGCACACCAACGCTGACTATGAGATTGCAAAAATGGCCATCAATGCAGGAGCGCGGCAGCTGACCCATCTATTCAATGCGATGCCACCGCTATTGCACAGGCAGCCCGGGGTGATCGGTGCAGGGGCTGAAGCGCATCAAGTAATGGCAGAGCTGATCTGTGATGGTGCGCATGTCCATGAAAGTGCAGTCAGAGCCGCATTTGCAATGTTCTCGGCGGATCGAATCATTCTGATTAGTGATGCCCTTTCCTGCCTCGGCATGCCGGAAGGGATCTACGAGTCCGGCGGTCAGAAAATATTGATGAAAAACGGTGCAGCGGTATTGTCCGATGGAGTCACCTTTGCAGGGTCTACCACAGATCTATACAAGTGTATGCAAAAAGCGATTTCCTTTGGGATCCGAGCAGAGGATGCCATCAAGGCTGCTTCTGCAAATCCAGCGAAAGCAATCAGAGAAGAGGATCGTGTGGGAAGTATAGCTGTTGGAAAACAAGCTGACTTTGTTGTCTGTGATAAGAACTTCAACCTTCAAGAGTGCTATATCGACGGACTTCCGGTGTAGCCGCAGGGATTTTTTTTCTGCCAATTCCAGCTATCACGGCACATTTCCTCAAGGCTTCGGACTGCTTTCCAGGAGAGTTCTCTTTCTGCCCTGCTTGCATCCGCATAGCAGACGGCGATATCTCCGGAACGTCTGCCAGCTATTTCATAAGGGATCTTTATCCCCGAGGCGGTCTCAAAGGCTTTTACCATTTCCAGAACACTGTATCCAATGCCGGTTCCAAGATTGCAGATCAGAAGTCCGCATCCTGCATCAAGCTGCTTTAGTGCTGCAAGATGTCCGTCTGCCAGATCTACGACATGGATATAGTCCCTGACTCCAGTTCCGTCCTTGGTTGGATAATCATCTCCAAATACGCCGAGCTTTTCCAGCTTGCCCACGGCGACCTGTGTAATATAGGGCATCAGATTGTTCGGGATGCCGTTTGGGTTCTCTCCCAGCAAGCCGCTTTCGTGGGCGCCTATGGGGTTGAAATATCGAAGCAATGCAATGTTCCAGTGCTTGTCTGTTTTGTGGATATCCTTTAAGATGTTCTCTATCATGAGCTTCGTCATACCGTAGGGATTTGTGGCAGAGAGTGGAAAATCTTCCAAAATAGGAACAGAGCCCGGATTCCCGTAAACGGTAGCGGACGAACTGAATACCAGATTTCTCACGTGGTATCGTTCCATAATCTTGAGCAGTGTTACGGTAGAGTTTAAGTTATTATCATAATATTTCAGCGGCTGCTGCACAGACTCACCAACCGCTTTGAAGCCCGCAAAGTGAATCACTGCTTCAATCTGGTTTTCGCTGAAGATTCTATTCAGGACTTCCTCGTTGCGCAGATCTTCCTGATAAACGCGAAAATCTTTCCCGGTGAGAAGCTTTATCCTGCGCAGTGCTTCAGGATGACTGTTGCTCATGTTGTCAATCACTACAATTTTATAACCGCATTCAAGCAGGCGGACGCAGGTATGGCTGCCGATGTATCCGGCACCTCCGGTAACAAGTACTG
This genomic window from Clostridiales bacterium contains:
- the adhE gene encoding bifunctional acetaldehyde-CoA/alcohol dehydrogenase, with protein sequence MAEKKKTEELPVRPEVVNSTESLKLRLEEVKEAQRKFASYSQEQVDKIFLAAATAATRNRISLAKLAVEETKMGVVEDKVIKNHFASEYIYNTYKDVKTCGILEEDTSFGIKRIIEPVGVIAAVIPTTNPTSTAIFKALISLKTRNGIIFSPHPGARRCTIAAAKVVLDAAVEAGAPSGIIAWIDEPSIEMSVEVMKEADMVLATGGPGMVKSAYSSGNPAVGVGNGNTPALIDDSANILMAVNSIIHSKTFDNGTICASEQSVVITEKVYNQCKKEFELRGCYILNDKEKDLVRKIILNAAGNINAQIVGKSPYQIAKLAGFECPKDAKMLIGEVSELDVTIEPFAHEKLSPILAMYKSKDFEEGLKIAERLVIDGGIGHTAVLYVDPEKAIEKIKVFEDTMRTCRILINTPSSQGGIGDIYNFRLLPSLTLGCGSWAGNSVSENVGVKELLNIKTVAERRENMLWLRLPEKIYFKKGCTPVALKELKEVYNNKKAFIVTDTFLYKNGYTKAITDQLDSMGIVHHTFFDVSPDPTLACAKAGAAALSAFAPDVIIAVGGGSAMDAAKIMWIMYEHPEADFNDLAMRFMDIRKRVYTFPKMGVKAIMVCIATSSGTGSEVTPFAIITDEKTNTKYSIADYALLPTMAISDAEMMMEQPRSLTASSGIDALTHAIEAYASMLATDYTDGLALKAAKLVFDYLPRAYKYGRDDVEAREKMANASTIAGIAFANAFLGVCHSMAHKLGAHHHVQHGVANALLITEVMKYNSAEVPTKMGTFPQYQYPHTLQRYAEIANYLGLSGSNDQEKLDCLIAKIEELKATIGIAKSIREYGIDEKAFLEKLDVMCEEAFDDQCTGSNPRYPLISEIKEMYLSAYYGKK
- the galE gene encoding UDP-glucose 4-epimerase GalE, producing the protein MTVLVTGGAGYIGSHTCVRLLECGYKIVVIDNMSNSHPEALRRIKLLTGKDFRVYQEDLRNEEVLNRIFSENQIEAVIHFAGFKAVGESVQQPLKYYDNNLNSTVTLLKIMERYHVRNLVFSSSATVYGNPGSVPILEDFPLSATNPYGMTKLMIENILKDIHKTDKHWNIALLRYFNPIGAHESGLLGENPNGIPNNLMPYITQVAVGKLEKLGVFGDDYPTKDGTGVRDYIHVVDLADGHLAALKQLDAGCGLLICNLGTGIGYSVLEMVKAFETASGIKIPYEIAGRRSGDIAVCYADASRAERELSWKAVRSLEEMCRDSWNWQKKNPCGYTGSPSI
- a CDS encoding shikimate kinase, whose product is MNNRIFLIGYMGSGKSTVSSILSEKTGFPCIDMDQEIESAEGMPIRKIFMKYGEHEFRNKESELLDKLCHVTGAVDLLAGEATGEAKVLNKVSKYEAFGQIEGGLIVSCGGGVILDDLNRTILNQQCTIFLEADPKTLFQRVNGDENRPFAFMDVQNENERLQKFLSLYQKREALYREAAAITVQTDGKSPQEIADEIVHLIK
- the nagA gene encoding N-acetylglucosamine-6-phosphate deacetylase; translated protein: MKFKNAIILGDDFTFRKGGFTVENGIFASFEETESGIDLEGRYVIPGLIDIHFHGNSGEDFSVTDFDGLTKIAASLARRGITSFAPASMTMPEAVLEKAYRNAAEFHAKQPAGISRLAGINMEGPYFSKEKKGAQAEEYLMLPDVHMVERLDKASGGLLKIVCIAPELPGALDFIEKISSRFTVSLAHTNADYEIAKMAINAGARQLTHLFNAMPPLLHRQPGVIGAGAEAHQVMAELICDGAHVHESAVRAAFAMFSADRIILISDALSCLGMPEGIYESGGQKILMKNGAAVLSDGVTFAGSTTDLYKCMQKAISFGIRAEDAIKAASANPAKAIREEDRVGSIAVGKQADFVVCDKNFNLQECYIDGLPV